A region of Pyxidicoccus parkwaysis DNA encodes the following proteins:
- a CDS encoding aminotransferase class I/II-fold pyridoxal phosphate-dependent enzyme, with translation MELRDQLESPLFTHFISNYSQPTGPDLLGRTEEFFQWQEARRQTGLWPYSRSLESAPTPEGGVRSETGTSRQGLNFGSQDYLGLSTHPEVVATAHRAIEQYGLHSAGSAMLGGNTAPSLMLEKALAEHLQMPHVALFSTGWGAGFGAIVGLVRPDDHVVLDALSHQCLQQGAAAATQNVSRVPHLSNRAMRRKLQEIRSKDARNGILVVTEGLFSMDSDVPRIEELQSICREFSATLLVDVAHDLGALGPRGTGSLGAQGLLGKVDLVVGAFSKTFASNGGFMATRSPAVRQFVRVMGGPHIFSNALLPIQAAVVLEALRIVRSEEGEALRKKARENSMALRMAFAERGIECLGEPSNVVPVPVGDPKVARLAAKLVFERGVFSNLVEYPAVRLRETRFRMQVMATHTTEQARQGADVVAGAIEEARRLVKSQSRSARAAALREERAQAEL, from the coding sequence ATGGAACTCCGCGATCAGCTCGAGTCGCCGCTCTTCACCCACTTCATCTCCAACTACTCCCAGCCGACGGGGCCGGACCTGCTGGGGCGGACGGAGGAGTTCTTCCAGTGGCAGGAGGCGCGGCGGCAGACGGGGCTGTGGCCGTACTCGCGGAGCCTGGAGTCGGCGCCCACTCCGGAGGGCGGTGTGCGCAGCGAGACGGGCACGTCGCGACAGGGATTGAACTTCGGCTCCCAGGACTACCTGGGGCTGTCCACGCACCCGGAAGTCGTCGCCACGGCGCACCGGGCGATTGAGCAGTACGGGCTGCACAGCGCGGGCTCCGCGATGCTGGGGGGCAATACGGCACCGTCGCTGATGCTGGAGAAGGCGCTCGCGGAGCACCTGCAGATGCCGCACGTGGCGCTGTTCTCCACGGGCTGGGGCGCGGGCTTCGGGGCGATTGTGGGGCTGGTGCGGCCGGATGACCATGTGGTGCTGGACGCGCTGTCGCACCAGTGCCTGCAGCAGGGCGCCGCCGCCGCCACGCAGAATGTGAGCCGCGTGCCGCACCTGAGCAACCGCGCCATGCGCCGCAAGCTGCAGGAGATTCGCTCCAAGGACGCGCGGAACGGCATCCTCGTCGTCACCGAGGGCCTGTTCTCCATGGACTCGGACGTGCCCCGCATCGAGGAGCTCCAGTCCATCTGCCGCGAGTTCAGCGCCACGCTGCTGGTGGACGTGGCTCATGACCTGGGCGCGCTGGGGCCTCGCGGCACGGGCAGCCTGGGCGCGCAGGGGCTCTTGGGGAAGGTGGACCTGGTGGTGGGGGCCTTCTCGAAGACGTTCGCGTCCAACGGCGGCTTCATGGCCACGCGCTCGCCGGCGGTGCGCCAGTTCGTGCGCGTCATGGGTGGGCCGCACATCTTCTCCAACGCGCTGCTGCCCATCCAGGCGGCGGTGGTGCTGGAGGCGCTGCGCATCGTCCGCTCCGAGGAGGGCGAGGCGCTGCGCAAGAAGGCGCGGGAGAACAGCATGGCGCTGCGCATGGCCTTCGCCGAGCGCGGCATCGAGTGCCTCGGCGAGCCGTCCAACGTGGTGCCGGTGCCGGTGGGCGACCCGAAGGTGGCCCGCCTGGCCGCGAAGCTCGTCTTCGAGCGCGGCGTCTTCTCCAACCTCGTGGAGTACCCCGCGGTGCGCCTGCGCGAGACGCGCTTCCGCATGCAGGTCATGGCGACGCACACGACGGAGCAGGCGCGCCAGGGCGCCGACGTGGTGGCCGGGGCGATTGAAGAGGCACGCCGGCTGGTGAAGTCCCAGTCGCGCTCCGCTCGCGCCGCCGCGTTGCGCGAGGAGCGCGCCCAGGCCGAGCTGTAG
- a CDS encoding histidine phosphatase family protein, giving the protein MKTELILIRHGETEWNSQNRLQGHKDSALSSEGLRQADALATRLATFRFHALYSSDLGRALETARRIAARTGHTVVPDTRLRERGLGILEGLTREEASQRHPEVYESYSHEGADYVVPEGESTGQRLAHAVACLQELGTRHRGERVVAVTHGGVLSLLFRHSLGIPIGTPRAFSVLNAGWNQFDIHDGKLRLVTWGDVTHLQATSRDDT; this is encoded by the coding sequence TTGAAGACCGAGCTCATCCTCATCCGACACGGCGAGACGGAGTGGAACTCGCAGAACCGGCTGCAGGGGCACAAGGACAGCGCGCTGAGCAGCGAGGGGCTGCGGCAGGCGGACGCGCTGGCCACGCGCCTCGCGACGTTCCGCTTCCACGCGCTCTACAGCAGTGACCTGGGCCGCGCGCTGGAGACGGCGCGCCGCATCGCCGCGCGCACGGGGCACACGGTGGTTCCGGACACGCGCCTGCGCGAGCGGGGCCTGGGCATCCTGGAGGGGCTGACGCGCGAGGAGGCGAGCCAGCGCCACCCGGAGGTGTACGAGAGCTACTCGCACGAGGGGGCGGACTACGTCGTCCCCGAGGGCGAGAGCACGGGCCAGCGACTGGCGCACGCGGTGGCGTGTCTCCAGGAATTGGGCACGCGGCACCGCGGAGAGCGCGTGGTGGCGGTGACTCACGGCGGCGTGCTGAGCCTGCTGTTCCGCCACAGCCTGGGGATTCCGATTGGCACGCCCCGCGCCTTCTCCGTGCTCAACGCGGGGTGGAACCAGTTCGACATCCACGACGGCAAGCTGCGCCTCGTGACGTGGGGCGACGTCACCCACTTGCAGGCCACGAGTCGCGACGACACCTGA
- the acs gene encoding acetate--CoA ligase codes for MAEAQQEIQSVLTETRVFPPPEAFAKQAHLRNMEDYRRLWDEAAKDPEKYWGDRAREELYWKEPFRTVLDWKPPHARWFVEGRTNLAYNCLDRHLDKRRNKPAIVFEGEPGDRRKLTYGELSAEVNRLANGLKSLGIRKGDRVGIYLPMIPEAAVAMLACARIGAVHSVVFGGFSAEALQERMNDMGARLLLTADGGWRKGAVVPLLKNVEAALPNMPTVEKVVVLKRTGDSLALSGPKLLAWDALVKSQSDVCEPEWVESEHPLFILYTSGSTGKPKGVLHTTGGYAVNTSLTTRWVFDLKEDDVYWCTADVGWVTGHSYVVYGPLMNGVTTVLYEGAPTHPGPDRFWEIIARYKATILYTAPTAIRAFMRLGEEHPRKHDLSSLRLLGSVGEPINPEAWMWYRDVIGGGRCPVVDTWWQTETGAIMISPLPGATPTKPGSATLPLPGIHAEILDRQGNPVPRGQGGLLFITRPWPSMLRTVYGDPDRYVRTYFSELPGKYFTGDGARTDPDGYFWLMGRVDDVVNVAGHRLGTAEVESALVAHPRIAEAAVVGRPDDLKGTALVAFVTLKQGNAPSPELKKELATHVGKEIGAIARPDEIRFAEALPKTRSGKIMRRLLRDVAAGKQSSQDTTTLEDLNVLAALRQNDE; via the coding sequence ATGGCTGAAGCGCAGCAAGAAATCCAGTCGGTCCTGACGGAGACGCGCGTCTTCCCCCCGCCCGAGGCCTTTGCGAAGCAGGCCCACCTGCGGAACATGGAGGACTACCGGCGGCTCTGGGACGAGGCCGCGAAGGACCCGGAGAAGTACTGGGGAGACAGGGCCCGCGAGGAGCTGTACTGGAAGGAGCCCTTCCGCACCGTCCTGGACTGGAAGCCGCCGCACGCGCGCTGGTTCGTCGAGGGCCGCACCAACCTGGCCTACAACTGTCTGGACCGGCACCTCGACAAGCGCCGGAACAAGCCCGCCATCGTCTTCGAGGGCGAGCCCGGTGACAGGCGGAAGCTGACGTACGGCGAGCTGTCCGCGGAGGTGAACCGGCTGGCCAATGGGCTCAAGTCGCTGGGCATCCGCAAGGGAGACCGCGTGGGCATCTACCTGCCCATGATTCCCGAGGCCGCGGTGGCCATGCTCGCGTGCGCGCGCATCGGCGCGGTGCACTCGGTGGTGTTCGGCGGCTTCTCCGCCGAGGCGCTCCAGGAGCGAATGAACGATATGGGCGCGCGCCTGCTGCTCACCGCGGACGGCGGCTGGCGCAAGGGCGCGGTGGTGCCGCTCTTGAAGAACGTGGAGGCCGCGCTGCCCAACATGCCCACCGTCGAGAAGGTGGTGGTGCTCAAGCGCACGGGCGACTCGCTGGCGCTGTCTGGCCCGAAGCTGCTGGCGTGGGACGCGCTGGTGAAGTCGCAGTCCGACGTGTGCGAGCCCGAGTGGGTGGAGAGCGAGCATCCGCTGTTCATCCTCTACACCTCCGGCTCCACCGGGAAGCCCAAGGGCGTGCTGCACACCACGGGCGGCTACGCGGTGAACACGTCGCTCACCACGCGCTGGGTGTTCGACCTGAAGGAGGACGACGTCTACTGGTGCACCGCGGACGTGGGCTGGGTGACGGGGCACAGCTACGTCGTCTACGGCCCGCTGATGAACGGCGTCACCACGGTGCTCTACGAGGGCGCGCCCACGCACCCGGGGCCGGACCGCTTCTGGGAAATCATCGCGCGCTACAAGGCCACCATCCTCTACACCGCGCCCACCGCCATCCGCGCCTTCATGCGCCTGGGCGAGGAGCACCCGCGCAAGCATGACCTGTCCTCGCTGCGCCTGTTGGGCAGCGTGGGCGAGCCCATCAACCCCGAGGCGTGGATGTGGTACCGCGACGTCATCGGCGGAGGCCGCTGCCCCGTGGTGGACACGTGGTGGCAGACGGAGACGGGCGCCATCATGATTTCGCCGCTGCCCGGCGCGACGCCGACGAAGCCCGGCTCCGCCACGCTGCCGCTGCCCGGCATCCACGCGGAGATTCTGGACCGGCAGGGCAACCCGGTGCCGCGAGGGCAGGGCGGGCTCTTGTTCATCACCCGCCCGTGGCCCTCCATGCTGCGCACCGTGTACGGCGACCCGGACCGCTACGTGCGCACGTACTTCAGCGAACTGCCCGGCAAGTACTTCACCGGCGACGGCGCGCGCACGGACCCGGACGGCTACTTCTGGCTGATGGGCCGCGTGGACGACGTGGTGAATGTCGCCGGCCACCGCCTGGGCACCGCCGAGGTGGAGAGCGCGCTGGTGGCGCACCCGCGCATCGCCGAGGCCGCCGTGGTGGGCCGCCCCGATGACTTGAAGGGCACCGCGCTGGTGGCCTTCGTCACGCTGAAGCAGGGCAACGCGCCCTCGCCCGAATTGAAGAAGGAACTGGCCACGCACGTGGGCAAGGAGATTGGCGCCATTGCCCGGCCGGATGAAATCCGCTTCGCCGAGGCACTGCCGAAGACGCGCTCGGGCAAAATCATGCGCCGGCTGCTGCGCGACGTGGCCGCGGGCAAGCAGTCCTCGCAGGACACCACCACGCTGGAGGACCTCAACGTCCTCGCCGCGCTGCGCCAGAACGACGAATAG
- a CDS encoding ribonuclease HII produces the protein MSADSVEQLLQCALSELTERFVTHSHPVPAGLLEALDTDSRRGARELARRIRARQERNRSEGQRLRHLLKFEVELWEQGLTHVAGVDEAGMAPLAGPVVAAAAVLPKGYRLKGLDDSKKVLDAEKREELAVAIKRDAVAWAVGRAEVEEIDRINIYHAGLLAMRRAVEGLGLKPDFVLVDARKIPECPAPQRGIIKGDSLSMSIAAASILAKTTRDRLMAELDAQYPGYGLAAHKGYPTPQHVQALKEKGVLPIHRRSFAPVREALGLGPASTPSAMQTELFPTLPSATTKAT, from the coding sequence ATGTCCGCAGACAGCGTGGAACAGCTTCTCCAGTGTGCGCTCTCCGAGCTGACGGAGCGCTTCGTCACCCACTCCCACCCCGTGCCCGCGGGGCTGCTGGAGGCGTTGGACACCGACTCGCGGCGGGGCGCGCGGGAGCTCGCCCGCCGCATCCGGGCGCGGCAGGAGCGCAACCGCTCCGAGGGCCAGCGCCTGCGCCACCTGCTGAAGTTCGAGGTGGAGCTGTGGGAGCAGGGCCTGACGCACGTGGCGGGCGTGGACGAGGCGGGCATGGCGCCGCTGGCCGGCCCGGTGGTGGCCGCCGCGGCGGTGCTGCCGAAGGGCTACCGGCTCAAGGGCCTGGACGACTCGAAGAAGGTTCTCGACGCGGAGAAGCGCGAGGAGCTCGCGGTGGCCATCAAGCGCGACGCGGTGGCGTGGGCGGTGGGGCGCGCGGAGGTGGAGGAAATCGACCGCATCAACATCTACCACGCGGGCCTGCTGGCCATGCGCCGCGCGGTGGAGGGGCTGGGGCTGAAGCCGGACTTCGTGCTGGTGGACGCGCGGAAGATTCCGGAGTGTCCCGCGCCCCAGCGCGGCATCATCAAGGGTGACTCGCTCTCCATGAGCATCGCCGCCGCGTCCATCCTCGCGAAGACGACGCGCGACAGGCTGATGGCGGAGCTGGACGCGCAGTACCCGGGCTACGGGCTGGCCGCCCACAAGGGCTACCCCACGCCGCAGCACGTGCAGGCGCTGAAGGAGAAGGGCGTGCTGCCCATCCACCGCCGGAGCTTCGCGCCGGTGCGCGAGGCGCTCGGGCTGGGGCCCGCCTCCACGCCCTCCGCGATGCAGACGGAGCTGTTCCCCACCCTCCCTTCCGCGACGACGAAGGCAACGTGA
- a CDS encoding B-box zinc finger protein, whose protein sequence is MNALPPPDAVDADAPAPFCKQHPRVPAGWRCQSCEAALCPDCAVGRRAQTVELVACTLCGGGASPILTHRSRQSLAWRLKGAWRYVFTLSGLQVVTAVSLVLSFLGFTLEFAAPFLKLLPLALYGSAFWATFFTLVRDSSRGHTELETPEFTDFFNDAILPGIKGLTAFAAVWMPAIVWTGFLRPGHTGWYELGFILSGDKLPPELLRDPVLWALVLLGVAWLPQALIVTAVGMPPSSIFNVPAVLRMVRALGRDYFLTVGALVALGVLHLGAHGLAWALRWQDWVFISRILAEAVTLVAPFTAAHVLGLLLYVRGDSLGYGVARDYWVPILGETRPRLTAAPLREDAPLAALPEGVEAFTEVKDASRQAESDGLLALASAVEARDVPQAMALYTTLRAQPKVRVPPEHHLFVGQAAAVEGNFPLAVAALESAADAAPDEATAPRALVLLARVLGERMSDAARAEEVYRYVLHRYPDSSAARFARERVPPSSD, encoded by the coding sequence ATGAACGCCCTGCCCCCGCCGGATGCCGTGGACGCGGACGCGCCCGCGCCCTTCTGCAAACAACACCCCCGCGTGCCCGCCGGCTGGCGCTGCCAGTCCTGCGAGGCGGCGCTGTGCCCGGACTGCGCGGTGGGACGCCGCGCGCAGACGGTGGAGCTGGTGGCGTGCACCCTCTGCGGAGGCGGCGCCTCGCCCATCCTCACCCACCGGAGCCGACAGTCGCTGGCCTGGCGGTTGAAGGGCGCCTGGCGCTACGTCTTCACCCTGTCCGGCCTGCAGGTGGTGACGGCGGTGAGCCTCGTGCTCTCCTTCCTCGGCTTCACGCTGGAGTTCGCGGCGCCCTTCCTGAAGCTGCTGCCCCTGGCGCTGTACGGCAGCGCGTTCTGGGCCACCTTCTTCACGCTGGTGCGCGACTCCTCCCGCGGCCACACGGAGCTGGAGACGCCGGAGTTCACCGACTTCTTCAACGACGCCATCCTCCCCGGCATCAAGGGCCTCACGGCCTTCGCCGCGGTGTGGATGCCGGCCATCGTCTGGACGGGCTTCCTGCGGCCGGGGCACACCGGCTGGTACGAGCTCGGCTTCATCCTGAGCGGGGACAAGCTGCCTCCGGAATTGCTGAGGGACCCGGTGCTCTGGGCGCTCGTGCTGCTGGGCGTGGCGTGGCTGCCCCAGGCGCTCATCGTCACGGCGGTGGGCATGCCACCCTCGTCCATCTTCAACGTGCCGGCGGTGCTGCGGATGGTACGCGCCCTGGGCCGCGACTACTTCCTCACCGTGGGCGCGCTCGTGGCGCTGGGCGTGCTCCACCTGGGAGCGCACGGCCTCGCCTGGGCGCTGCGGTGGCAGGACTGGGTCTTCATCTCGCGCATCCTCGCGGAGGCCGTCACCCTCGTCGCCCCCTTCACCGCCGCGCACGTGCTGGGGCTGCTGCTGTACGTCCGCGGGGACTCGCTGGGGTATGGCGTGGCGAGGGACTACTGGGTGCCCATCCTCGGGGAAACGCGCCCGCGCCTCACCGCCGCGCCCCTGCGCGAGGACGCGCCGCTGGCGGCCCTTCCCGAGGGCGTCGAAGCGTTCACCGAGGTGAAGGACGCATCGCGGCAGGCCGAGAGCGACGGCCTCCTGGCGCTGGCCTCGGCGGTGGAGGCGCGCGACGTGCCGCAGGCGATGGCGTTGTACACGACACTGCGGGCGCAGCCGAAGGTGCGTGTCCCTCCGGAGCACCACCTGTTCGTCGGACAGGCCGCGGCGGTGGAAGGAAACTTCCCACTGGCGGTAGCGGCGTTGGAATCCGCGGCAGACGCGGCGCCAGACGAGGCCACCGCGCCCCGTGCGTTGGTACTTCTGGCGCGTGTTCTGGGCGAGCGGATGAGCGACGCGGCGCGCGCGGAAGAGGTGTACCGCTACGTGCTGCACCGCTATCCGGACTCGAGCGCGGCGCGCTTCGCGCGAGAGCGCGTGCCTCCGTCATCCGACTGA
- a CDS encoding carboxypeptidase-like regulatory domain-containing protein has protein sequence MVRVRGWWWLIGFSLLAGCDEAPRVERAEDNCQAELVALRVEVVAADGARVRGATVTATNLASNASITGITDDSGVTTAINESLAPSPVRVVANAGSKVSSAARVEWVCDTCNCVPEPQTLQLELNP, from the coding sequence ATGGTTCGGGTGCGTGGGTGGTGGTGGCTCATCGGGTTTTCTCTCCTTGCCGGGTGTGACGAGGCGCCGCGCGTGGAGCGCGCGGAAGACAACTGCCAGGCGGAATTGGTGGCGCTTCGGGTGGAGGTGGTGGCGGCGGACGGCGCACGCGTGCGTGGCGCCACCGTCACGGCCACCAACCTGGCGTCGAACGCGAGCATCACCGGCATCACCGACGACAGCGGCGTCACCACCGCCATCAACGAGTCGCTCGCGCCCAGCCCGGTGCGCGTGGTGGCCAACGCGGGCTCCAAGGTGTCCTCCGCCGCGCGCGTCGAGTGGGTGTGTGACACCTGCAACTGCGTACCGGAACCCCAGACGCTCCAGCTCGAGCTGAATCCGTAG
- a CDS encoding M61 family metallopeptidase — translation MSHAVRYRVSMPRPHSHLLEVEATFPAGPDVLDAMLPVWTPGSYLVREFARHVQELSAVSPEGTPLPVRRVDKRTWRVQAGGRAVTLRYRVYANELTVRTSHLDGTHAFFNGACVFLYTEATRDVEHHVTVDPPQGWRAFCALDEREGAFVARDYDTLVDSPFEVGPHTPLTFIAAGVPHEVVVWGDTVPDAERLCSDLQRICESQARMYGGLPVSRYLFLIYLTDKGRGGLEHQASTALLFPRAGLSSSRGWEDLLTLAAHEYFHLWNIKRVKPRALVPFDYSQENYTSLLWAFEGSTAYYDNLFVRRAGLMSAQRYVTRLGETLTALHSTPGRRVQTLAEASLVAWVKHYRPDEHSPNSAISYYLKGEVVSALLDLEIRRATHDVKCLDDVLRLLWQRYGDGSGVPEDGVEAAASEVAGMDLTPFFERALRTTEELDYGVFAHVGLEPCFRPRESANDKGGTPPPKGKAGEGRPKGWLGLTTKGSSTVAIVLEGSPAQEAGLYVEDDVVALDGWKVDGAGLLGRCEDRRPGETVRVTVFRRDRLLEVPVVLGQKPAEAVWLARVERPTDAQKTAFQAWLGAPWDEAPGPT, via the coding sequence ATGTCCCACGCCGTCCGCTACCGCGTTTCCATGCCTCGGCCGCACTCGCACCTGCTGGAGGTGGAAGCCACCTTCCCCGCGGGCCCCGACGTGCTCGACGCAATGCTGCCGGTGTGGACGCCGGGCAGCTACCTGGTGCGCGAGTTCGCCCGGCACGTGCAGGAATTGTCCGCTGTCTCCCCGGAGGGCACGCCACTGCCGGTGCGCCGCGTGGACAAGCGCACCTGGCGCGTGCAGGCGGGCGGTCGCGCCGTCACGCTGCGCTACCGCGTCTACGCCAATGAGTTGACGGTGCGCACCAGCCACCTGGACGGCACGCACGCCTTCTTCAACGGCGCCTGCGTCTTCCTCTACACGGAGGCCACGCGCGACGTGGAGCACCACGTCACCGTGGACCCGCCGCAGGGCTGGAGGGCGTTCTGCGCGCTGGACGAGCGCGAGGGCGCCTTCGTCGCGCGGGACTACGACACGCTGGTGGACAGCCCCTTCGAGGTGGGGCCGCACACGCCGCTCACCTTCATCGCCGCGGGCGTGCCCCATGAAGTCGTGGTGTGGGGCGACACGGTGCCAGACGCGGAGCGGCTGTGCTCGGACCTGCAGCGCATCTGCGAGTCGCAGGCGCGCATGTACGGTGGGTTGCCCGTGTCGCGCTACCTGTTCCTCATCTACCTGACGGACAAGGGGCGTGGAGGGCTGGAGCACCAGGCCAGCACCGCCCTGCTCTTCCCGCGCGCGGGGCTGTCCAGCTCGCGCGGCTGGGAGGACCTGCTCACGCTGGCCGCGCACGAGTACTTCCACCTGTGGAACATCAAGCGGGTGAAGCCCCGGGCGCTGGTGCCCTTCGACTACTCGCAGGAGAACTACACCTCGCTCCTGTGGGCCTTCGAGGGCTCCACCGCGTACTACGACAACCTCTTCGTGCGCCGCGCCGGGCTGATGTCCGCGCAGCGCTACGTCACCCGCCTGGGCGAGACGCTCACCGCGCTCCACTCCACGCCGGGCCGCCGCGTGCAGACGCTGGCCGAGGCGTCGCTGGTGGCATGGGTGAAGCACTACCGCCCCGACGAGCACTCGCCCAACAGCGCCATCTCCTACTACCTGAAGGGCGAGGTGGTATCGGCGCTGCTGGACCTCGAAATCCGCCGCGCCACCCATGACGTGAAGTGCCTGGACGACGTGCTGCGCCTCTTGTGGCAGCGCTATGGAGACGGCTCCGGCGTGCCGGAGGACGGCGTGGAGGCGGCGGCGAGCGAAGTCGCCGGCATGGACCTCACGCCCTTCTTCGAGCGCGCGCTGCGCACCACCGAGGAATTGGACTACGGCGTCTTCGCGCACGTGGGGCTGGAGCCGTGCTTCCGCCCGCGCGAGTCCGCCAACGACAAGGGCGGCACACCTCCGCCCAAGGGCAAGGCCGGCGAGGGCCGTCCCAAGGGCTGGCTGGGCCTCACCACCAAGGGGAGCTCCACGGTGGCCATTGTGCTGGAGGGCTCGCCCGCGCAGGAGGCCGGCCTCTACGTGGAGGACGACGTGGTGGCGCTGGACGGGTGGAAGGTGGACGGCGCGGGCCTGCTGGGCCGCTGCGAGGACCGGCGTCCCGGCGAGACGGTGCGGGTGACGGTGTTCCGCCGCGACAGGCTGCTGGAGGTGCCGGTGGTGCTGGGCCAGAAGCCCGCCGAGGCCGTGTGGCTGGCCCGGGTGGAGCGCCCCACCGACGCGCAGAAGACGGCCTTCCAGGCGTGGCTCGGTGCCCCCTGGGACGAGGCCCCGGGCCCGACGTAG
- a CDS encoding M50 family metallopeptidase — MHYALVLLALGALLALHELGHLVAARLLGVKVPRFVFGFGPPLLSFRLWGTQYVFAAVPLGATAHVQGMNPHRSDAEEPASFRVLGPLRRVLIVLAGPLANALLALGILFALYTSGTHVVVPLTVGTVLPGSEAARAQLLPGDRIVSVAGQPLKNWSEFVEKVAESPGRPLELAVDRHGELRTVQVRPRPDERGAGRIGVSQQYVYRTHEYREALGHSLTHIGNVASEGLSMLVRLVKGQGSADAAGPGALMRQESSDAAASGWDSMLRALVAASVALAMLTMLPVPGLDGGRVLLLLVEAASGRKLPARVETVAQTVGFFGIAAAIVAMAGAEIRRALPEPAQPPPPVANNAPAVAAPPTVTGGSAQAPVAAGSGAPTARPVASDAGAVVSRAAAPDASTPAQGVATGLPTPATSADAGAAAPVAGNGAPSPTVASDGGTSPAPATPAIAVGNGAASGGVTPDAGAAPGAQATAAGNGAASSGATPPAGVAPGTQAAAPAPTGTTGTTQATAQGTTSPAASPGSTPPASPGGTVRVEAAQRPATTSTPAGPTPSQGSAPAPPATVTDTPR, encoded by the coding sequence ATGCACTACGCGCTCGTCCTCCTGGCCCTCGGGGCCCTGCTGGCCCTGCACGAGTTGGGGCACCTCGTCGCCGCGCGGCTGCTCGGCGTGAAGGTGCCGCGCTTCGTGTTCGGGTTCGGCCCGCCGCTGCTGTCCTTCCGGCTGTGGGGCACGCAGTACGTGTTCGCCGCGGTGCCGCTGGGGGCCACCGCGCACGTGCAGGGGATGAATCCGCACCGCTCGGACGCGGAGGAGCCGGCCAGCTTCCGCGTGCTGGGCCCGCTGCGGCGCGTGCTCATCGTCCTGGCGGGACCGCTGGCAAACGCGCTGCTGGCGCTGGGCATCCTCTTCGCGCTGTACACGTCCGGCACGCACGTGGTGGTGCCGCTGACGGTGGGCACGGTGCTGCCCGGCTCGGAGGCGGCGCGGGCGCAGTTGCTGCCGGGAGACCGCATCGTCAGCGTGGCGGGACAGCCGCTGAAGAACTGGTCGGAGTTCGTGGAGAAGGTGGCCGAGTCGCCGGGGCGCCCGCTGGAGCTGGCGGTGGACCGGCACGGCGAGCTGCGCACGGTGCAGGTGCGTCCGCGTCCGGACGAGCGCGGCGCGGGCCGCATCGGCGTGAGTCAGCAGTACGTGTACCGGACGCACGAGTACAGGGAGGCGCTGGGGCACTCGCTCACGCACATCGGCAATGTGGCCAGTGAGGGGCTGTCGATGCTGGTGCGGCTGGTGAAGGGACAGGGGTCCGCCGACGCCGCGGGGCCCGGAGCGCTGATGCGGCAGGAGTCGTCGGACGCGGCGGCGTCGGGTTGGGACTCGATGCTGCGGGCGCTGGTGGCGGCGTCGGTGGCGCTGGCGATGCTGACGATGCTGCCGGTGCCGGGGCTGGATGGCGGCCGGGTGCTGCTGCTGCTGGTGGAGGCGGCGAGCGGACGGAAGCTGCCCGCGCGCGTGGAGACGGTGGCGCAGACGGTGGGCTTCTTCGGCATTGCCGCGGCGATTGTGGCCATGGCCGGCGCGGAGATTCGACGGGCGCTGCCGGAGCCGGCACAGCCTCCGCCACCGGTGGCTAATAATGCGCCGGCCGTGGCGGCTCCGCCTACGGTGACAGGGGGCTCCGCGCAGGCGCCGGTAGCGGCCGGCAGTGGTGCACCGACGGCACGGCCGGTGGCCTCGGATGCGGGAGCGGTCGTGAGCAGGGCGGCCGCGCCGGATGCGTCGACACCAGCGCAAGGCGTGGCCACCGGGCTTCCGACTCCAGCGACGTCGGCGGACGCAGGTGCGGCGGCCCCGGTCGCCGGGAATGGAGCGCCATCTCCCACGGTGGCTTCGGATGGTGGAACCTCCCCTGCTCCTGCAACGCCGGCAATCGCGGTGGGCAATGGCGCGGCCTCGGGCGGAGTGACGCCGGATGCTGGAGCAGCACCGGGCGCGCAGGCCACGGCTGCAGGCAACGGCGCTGCTTCGAGCGGAGCGACACCGCCTGCCGGAGTGGCGCCGGGCACCCAGGCGGCGGCACCAGCCCCGACAGGCACGACCGGGACCACGCAGGCCACTGCGCAGGGCACAACGTCTCCTGCTGCGTCACCGGGATCAACGCCTCCTGCGTCACCGGGAGGAACCGTCCGTGTGGAGGCGGCCCAGCGTCCGGCGACTACGTCCACTCCCGCCGGTCCGACGCCGAGTCAGGGCAGCGCGCCCGCGCCACCTGCAACCGTCACCGATACACCTCGATAG
- a CDS encoding NUDIX domain-containing protein: protein MAEYRNPKPTVDCIIELPGERIVLIRRKNPPVGWALPGGFVDEGEALHTAAAREALEETGLTVKLLEQFFTYSDPKRDPRQHTISTVYLATAEGEPKGADDAAEARTFPLDALPQDLCFDHGTILSDYRTYKRTGQRRKL, encoded by the coding sequence ATGGCCGAATACCGCAACCCCAAGCCGACGGTGGACTGCATCATCGAGCTGCCCGGTGAGCGCATCGTCCTCATCCGCCGGAAGAACCCGCCCGTCGGCTGGGCGCTGCCGGGCGGCTTCGTGGACGAGGGCGAGGCGCTGCACACGGCCGCCGCGCGCGAGGCGCTCGAGGAGACGGGGTTGACGGTGAAGCTGTTGGAGCAGTTCTTCACGTACTCGGACCCGAAGAGAGACCCGCGCCAGCACACGATTTCCACCGTCTACCTCGCCACGGCCGAGGGCGAGCCGAAGGGCGCGGACGACGCGGCGGAGGCGAGGACCTTCCCGCTCGACGCGCTGCCACAGGACCTCTGCTTCGACCACGGCACCATCCTCTCCGACTACCGGACCTACAAGCGGACCGGGCAGCGGCGGAAGCTGTAG